From Microbacterium sp. LWH11-1.2, one genomic window encodes:
- a CDS encoding GAD-like domain-containing protein, translated as MIEISDFVHHGTVEPEVVEAFRGRVPDEVIELWETYGYGSFASGFLRVINPPCTRRSWRIASARPRATASRSRSW; from the coding sequence ATGATCGAGATCTCAGATTTCGTGCACCATGGGACGGTCGAGCCCGAGGTCGTCGAGGCCTTTCGGGGCCGTGTTCCCGACGAGGTGATCGAACTGTGGGAGACCTACGGGTACGGATCGTTCGCGTCGGGCTTCCTGCGTGTGATCAACCCGCCGTGTACGAGGCGGAGTTGGCGGATTGCATCGGCAAGACCCAGGGCGACGGCATCGCGATCCCGATCATGGTGA
- a CDS encoding T6SS immunity protein Tdi1 domain-containing protein, giving the protein MADCIGKTQGDGIAIPIMVTGLADLITWEPSLNGFIAIRYRDGRAAGLNSELSHFLDMLNRARDFYLSRTLNWDIFARAVEAHGELPYEQSFTFVPLRSLGGPEKVENLKKRETIAAIQVMVEFQGVIGH; this is encoded by the coding sequence TTGGCGGATTGCATCGGCAAGACCCAGGGCGACGGCATCGCGATCCCGATCATGGTGACGGGGCTCGCGGACCTCATCACGTGGGAGCCGAGTCTGAACGGATTCATCGCGATCAGGTATCGAGACGGTCGGGCTGCAGGACTCAACAGCGAACTGAGCCACTTCCTGGACATGCTGAACAGGGCGCGAGACTTCTATCTGTCGCGGACGCTGAACTGGGACATCTTCGCCCGGGCGGTCGAGGCCCACGGCGAACTGCCCTACGAGCAGTCGTTCACCTTCGTGCCTCTGCGTTCTCTGGGCGGTCCGGAGAAGGTGGAGAACCTGAAGAAGCGGGAGACGATCGCCGCGATCCAGGTGATGGTGGAATTCCAGGGCGTCATCGGCCACTGA
- a CDS encoding dehydrogenase: MSETIDPTKAAASVDEALTSPLHLPHAAAECPKCFTELQQNRDWWLARPVGSRLVGLVVSREGMPSVVEQRDDLTRFGVPIEGFRHPAPDILESWGDRLGRLIATLNVGDVLVVANINALGRDAEEGRRTAAELRRHGIIVKVLNHNARHLADATR, from the coding sequence ATGAGCGAGACGATCGATCCCACGAAGGCTGCGGCATCCGTCGACGAAGCCCTCACCAGCCCGCTGCACCTGCCGCACGCCGCGGCCGAATGCCCGAAGTGCTTCACCGAGCTGCAGCAGAACCGCGACTGGTGGCTCGCCCGCCCGGTCGGCTCACGCCTGGTCGGCCTGGTCGTGTCCCGTGAGGGGATGCCGTCGGTCGTCGAGCAGCGCGACGATCTCACCCGCTTCGGCGTGCCGATCGAAGGGTTCCGTCACCCGGCGCCCGACATCCTCGAGAGCTGGGGCGACCGGCTCGGCCGTCTCATCGCGACGCTCAACGTCGGCGACGTGCTGGTCGTCGCGAACATCAACGCCCTCGGCCGCGACGCCGAAGAGGGCAGGCGCACGGCCGCAGAGCTGCGCCGGCACGGGATCATCGTGAAGGTCCTCAACCACAACGCGCGCCACCTCGCCGACGCCACGCGCTGA
- a CDS encoding ankyrin repeat domain-containing protein, whose protein sequence is MQALFKEIIDGETEKVVERLERDSGIVALTATAPPKKYGGQSPLQVAVRSGQFAIASLLVEHGADVDFVDTDSPNGWSAPVLHDAVVAAVMRSRWLRPGDRSANPPEWHLAQSKDQSDEAFAVLELLLEKGADVHALDSYGNSALGRAVVTARQVLPKHRHNEPDWVDPKPLNDELVADLDRVFGALYARGADPSKIDPHLEHPLDAFYGAEPVGRFLKRS, encoded by the coding sequence ATGCAGGCTCTGTTCAAGGAGATCATCGACGGAGAAACCGAGAAGGTCGTCGAGCGGCTCGAACGGGATTCCGGTATCGTCGCGCTGACGGCGACCGCTCCTCCGAAGAAGTACGGCGGGCAGTCGCCGCTGCAGGTCGCTGTTCGCTCCGGGCAGTTCGCGATCGCTTCGTTGCTCGTCGAGCACGGGGCCGACGTGGACTTCGTCGACACAGACAGCCCGAACGGGTGGTCGGCACCCGTGCTGCATGATGCGGTGGTCGCCGCGGTGATGCGGTCGCGCTGGCTTCGTCCCGGCGACCGTTCGGCCAATCCTCCGGAGTGGCACCTCGCGCAGTCGAAGGATCAGTCCGACGAGGCCTTCGCGGTGCTCGAGCTGCTGCTCGAGAAGGGTGCCGACGTCCACGCCCTCGACTCGTACGGCAACTCGGCGCTCGGCCGTGCGGTCGTGACAGCGCGTCAGGTCCTGCCCAAGCACCGGCACAACGAGCCCGACTGGGTCGACCCCAAGCCGCTGAACGACGAACTCGTCGCAGATCTCGATCGGGTCTTCGGTGCGCTCTACGCCCGCGGGGCCGATCCCTCGAAGATCGACCCGCATCTCGAGCATCCTCTCGACGCGTTCTACGGAGCCGAGCCTGTCGGGCGGTTCCTGAAGCGCTCCTGA
- a CDS encoding GAD-like domain-containing protein, producing MVEIADFVVHAPVPAEIIEEFRGRVPDELVEIWEQYGYGTFGGGFLRLIDPKLYEAEVGDCIGKTQGDGIAIPIMVTGLGDLITWEPSLGIVAIQYRLGTVYGLGSRVRSVFRLVEDGLILSRLRAEIFPKAVEAHGELPYDQSFIFVPLLSLGGQEKVENLHKRETIASIQVAVDLQGVIGH from the coding sequence ATGGTTGAGATCGCTGACTTTGTGGTGCACGCGCCGGTTCCGGCGGAGATCATCGAGGAGTTCCGAGGGCGGGTTCCGGACGAGCTCGTGGAGATCTGGGAGCAGTACGGGTACGGGACGTTCGGCGGCGGATTCCTGCGGCTCATCGACCCGAAGCTCTACGAGGCCGAGGTGGGCGACTGCATCGGCAAGACGCAGGGCGACGGTATCGCGATCCCGATCATGGTCACCGGCCTCGGCGACCTGATCACCTGGGAGCCGAGCCTGGGCATCGTCGCCATCCAGTATCGTCTCGGCACCGTGTACGGGCTCGGCTCGCGGGTGCGCAGCGTGTTCCGTCTCGTCGAAGACGGCCTGATCCTGAGCCGGCTGAGAGCAGAGATCTTCCCGAAGGCGGTCGAGGCCCACGGTGAGCTTCCGTACGACCAGTCGTTCATCTTCGTGCCCTTGCTGTCGTTGGGCGGTCAGGAGAAGGTGGAGAACCTGCATAAGAGGGAGACCATCGCATCGATCCAGGTCGCGGTAGACCTGCAGGGTGTCATCGGGCACTGA
- a CDS encoding polymorphic toxin type 15 domain-containing protein: MSAVKPIIRELKQAALKGGVHARDRLHQLTDNMNDHLDSVVRQVRDNDRFDNAIDVSLKRFKRNPKHDSAEYNSQYNEQMDTLQNMSAADWLRNRIEYLDNGRTSDSLRAQQAARDAALNDKYDELRDEGLSVEQAQQAAAEWLKGQAALHRLDGIAGGDVTDISRVGDTRINSSLGSQWRTRVGDIDTAIIDYVNANPGVDLNDVNINVILR, translated from the coding sequence ATGAGCGCGGTCAAGCCAATCATCCGCGAGTTGAAGCAGGCCGCTCTCAAAGGTGGCGTGCACGCCAGGGACAGGCTGCACCAGCTCACCGACAACATGAACGACCACCTCGACAGTGTGGTCCGGCAAGTCAGGGACAACGATCGGTTCGACAACGCGATCGACGTGAGCCTCAAGCGCTTCAAGAGGAATCCGAAGCACGACTCGGCGGAGTACAACAGCCAGTACAACGAGCAGATGGACACTCTACAGAACATGTCGGCCGCGGATTGGCTGCGTAACCGCATCGAATACCTGGACAACGGCCGCACGTCCGACTCGCTTCGCGCCCAGCAGGCTGCGCGTGATGCGGCGCTCAACGACAAGTACGACGAGCTGCGTGATGAAGGACTCAGCGTCGAGCAGGCGCAGCAGGCCGCCGCGGAGTGGCTCAAAGGCCAGGCTGCTCTGCATCGACTCGACGGAATCGCCGGTGGAGACGTCACAGACATCTCCCGCGTCGGAGACACCCGGATCAACTCCTCGCTCGGGTCGCAGTGGAGGACTCGCGTGGGCGACATCGACACGGCCATCATCGACTACGTGAACGCCAATCCGGGCGTCGATCTCAACGACGTGAACATCAACGTCATCCTCCGATAG
- a CDS encoding malate dehydrogenase codes for MTTTITITGAGGQIGYALLFRIAAGDLLGPDEKVRLRLLEIPQGLAAAEGAALELQDGAFGLLQHVEVTDDPAVGFDGADLALLVGARPRGPGMERADLLAANAGIFGPQGAAIAANAASGVRVTVVGNPANTNALIAAASADGLPAERFTALTRLDENRARAQLALALGTPVDTVRRVPIWGNHSATQFPDISHATVGGQPVHEALEQIVGDVPTWLDETFIPRVAKRGAEIIQVRGSSSVASAANATIDHVRDWVRGTDDWTSAGVVSHGEYGVPEGLISSFPVRSVDGEWQIVEGLELSDWARARVDASVTELVEEREAVRSLGLL; via the coding sequence ATGACGACGACGATCACCATCACGGGCGCGGGCGGGCAGATCGGCTACGCGCTCCTGTTCCGCATCGCGGCCGGCGACCTGCTCGGTCCGGACGAGAAGGTGCGGCTCCGGCTGCTCGAGATCCCGCAGGGACTCGCCGCCGCGGAGGGCGCGGCGCTCGAGCTGCAGGACGGCGCGTTCGGCCTGCTGCAGCACGTCGAGGTGACCGACGACCCTGCCGTGGGCTTCGACGGAGCCGACCTCGCGCTGCTCGTCGGCGCGCGCCCGCGCGGGCCGGGAATGGAGCGCGCCGACCTCCTCGCGGCCAACGCCGGCATCTTCGGACCACAGGGTGCGGCGATCGCGGCGAACGCGGCATCCGGCGTGAGGGTCACGGTCGTCGGCAACCCCGCCAACACGAATGCGCTGATCGCCGCAGCATCCGCCGACGGCCTGCCCGCCGAGCGGTTCACCGCGCTCACGCGTCTCGACGAGAACCGCGCGCGGGCGCAGCTGGCCCTGGCTCTCGGCACTCCGGTCGACACCGTGCGGCGCGTGCCGATCTGGGGCAACCACTCGGCGACGCAGTTCCCCGACATCTCGCACGCCACCGTCGGCGGACAGCCGGTGCACGAGGCGCTCGAGCAGATCGTGGGCGACGTCCCGACCTGGCTCGACGAGACCTTCATCCCCCGCGTCGCGAAGCGCGGCGCCGAGATCATCCAGGTGCGCGGGTCGTCTTCTGTCGCGTCCGCCGCGAACGCGACGATCGACCATGTGCGCGACTGGGTGCGCGGCACCGACGACTGGACGTCGGCCGGCGTCGTCTCGCACGGCGAGTACGGCGTGCCGGAGGGCCTGATCTCATCGTTCCCCGTGCGATCCGTCGACGGTGAATGGCAGATCGTGGAGGGGCTGGAGCTGAGCGACTGGGCTCGCGCCCGCGTCGACGCCTCGGTCACCGAGCTCGTCGAGGAGCGCGAGGCGGTGCGGTCTCTCGGATTGCTCTGA
- the pip gene encoding prolyl aminopeptidase, giving the protein MTMNLDALYPPIEPFETGELLVGDGHRMYWEVSGNPEGKPVVFLHGGPGSGTSPWQRRFFDPAVYRIVLLDQRGCGRSTPHASAPDADLRFLTTAHLIADIELLRKNLGIARWQVFGGSWGSALALAYAQAHPHAVSELVLRGIFTLRREELEWFYEGGAAALFPDLWEDFIAPIPVLERSRMIEAYHRRLFDPDPAVHEPAAIAWSTWEASTVTLRPDADQIAAMSDPRTATAFARIENHFFVNRGWWVEGQLIAGVAGIRHIPAVIVQGRHDVCTPMMTAWDLHRAWPEAEFVVVDDAGHSAAEPGIQKALRAATDRFAAY; this is encoded by the coding sequence ATGACGATGAACCTGGATGCGCTGTATCCGCCGATCGAGCCGTTCGAGACGGGTGAGCTGCTCGTCGGCGACGGCCACCGCATGTACTGGGAGGTGAGCGGCAATCCCGAGGGCAAGCCGGTGGTTTTCCTGCACGGCGGCCCGGGCAGCGGAACCTCTCCGTGGCAGCGACGGTTCTTCGACCCCGCGGTCTACCGGATCGTGCTCCTCGATCAGCGCGGCTGCGGTCGCAGCACCCCGCACGCCAGCGCCCCCGACGCCGACCTGCGGTTCCTCACGACCGCGCATCTGATCGCCGACATCGAGCTGCTGCGCAAGAACCTCGGCATCGCCAGGTGGCAGGTCTTCGGAGGCTCCTGGGGGAGTGCGCTCGCGCTCGCCTACGCGCAGGCGCACCCGCATGCCGTCAGTGAGCTCGTGCTCCGCGGCATCTTCACGCTGCGGCGCGAAGAGCTCGAGTGGTTCTACGAGGGCGGTGCCGCGGCGCTGTTCCCCGATCTCTGGGAGGACTTCATCGCTCCCATCCCGGTGCTCGAGCGCTCGCGCATGATCGAGGCGTACCATCGCCGCCTGTTCGACCCCGACCCCGCCGTGCATGAGCCGGCCGCGATCGCCTGGTCGACCTGGGAGGCGTCGACCGTCACCCTGCGACCGGATGCCGACCAGATCGCCGCGATGTCGGACCCGCGCACCGCCACCGCGTTCGCCCGCATCGAGAACCACTTCTTCGTCAACCGCGGCTGGTGGGTCGAAGGGCAGCTGATCGCCGGGGTGGCCGGCATCCGGCACATCCCCGCCGTCATCGTGCAGGGGCGTCACGACGTCTGCACGCCGATGATGACCGCGTGGGACCTGCACAGGGCCTGGCCGGAGGCGGAGTTCGTCGTGGTCGACGACGCCGGTCACTCGGCCGCGGAGCCCGGCATCCAGAAGGCTCTGCGCGCCGCGACAGACCGGTTCGCCGCTTACTGA
- a CDS encoding neutral zinc metallopeptidase has protein sequence MTFNPDADISGNTTRRRGRNAAIAGGGVVGVLGIIALIAGPLLGIDLTGLLGGGAAPSGGNEPAGGSVIENCATGEDANADVDCRMAGAQVALDAFWSENVEGYTPPQMIVVDGATSTQCGTASNAVGPFYCPPEQGVYIDPAFFGLMQQQFGASAGNLAQLYIVGHEWGHHIQNITGDMERYPNNGTGPGSNGVRMELQADCYAGAWIGRMTEQKDADGDPYLIAPTEAEIRDALNAASTVGDDHIQEQSSGTVNPESWTHGSSESRQRWFAEGYQNGLGVCAQTFTLAEGDL, from the coding sequence ATGACCTTCAATCCCGACGCCGACATCTCGGGCAACACCACACGTCGACGCGGACGCAACGCCGCCATCGCCGGAGGCGGCGTCGTGGGTGTGCTCGGCATCATCGCGCTGATCGCCGGCCCCCTCCTCGGCATCGATCTGACCGGACTGCTGGGCGGCGGTGCCGCTCCGAGCGGCGGGAATGAGCCCGCCGGCGGGTCGGTGATCGAGAACTGCGCCACCGGCGAGGATGCGAACGCCGACGTCGACTGCCGGATGGCGGGTGCGCAGGTCGCGCTCGACGCCTTCTGGAGCGAGAACGTGGAGGGATACACCCCGCCGCAGATGATCGTCGTCGACGGCGCGACCTCGACGCAGTGCGGCACCGCGTCGAATGCGGTCGGACCGTTCTACTGCCCGCCCGAGCAGGGCGTGTACATCGATCCCGCCTTCTTCGGACTCATGCAGCAGCAGTTCGGAGCATCCGCCGGCAACCTCGCCCAGCTGTACATCGTCGGTCACGAGTGGGGCCACCATATTCAGAACATCACCGGCGACATGGAGCGGTACCCCAACAACGGCACCGGTCCCGGCAGCAACGGCGTGCGGATGGAGCTGCAGGCCGACTGCTACGCCGGCGCCTGGATCGGCCGGATGACGGAGCAGAAGGATGCCGACGGCGACCCGTACCTGATCGCGCCGACCGAGGCGGAGATCAGGGATGCGCTGAACGCCGCATCCACCGTCGGCGATGACCACATCCAGGAGCAGTCGTCCGGAACCGTCAATCCCGAGAGCTGGACGCACGGCTCGAGCGAGTCGCGTCAGCGCTGGTTCGCCGAGGGGTACCAGAACGGACTCGGCGTCTGCGCGCAGACCTTCACCCTCGCCGAGGGCGACCTGTAG